The following are encoded in a window of Pyrenophora tritici-repentis strain M4 chromosome Unknown M4_contig_00022, whole genome shotgun sequence genomic DNA:
- a CDS encoding HTH-Tnp-Tc5 multi-domain protein, translating into MGDREAAIQAAISDIDAGVFLSQRAAAKAYNIPQSTISTRIRGRQSNQASHVYQQRLTPEQEDFLVQWILEEDARAFPPSHARAREMANRILRMNGDHRPVGKHWMAAFLKRNPRVASVVGRKIEAARAEGATPVQISAFLELFERTRTRLGIRAEDIWNMDETGKALGVCANTRVLASSQKKKAYHQSPENREWASVIECVSATGKKLRCSVIFKGKSLQSTWFPAIIPEWLYTASENGWTSNAIGVEWLERVFLPETALLEDRWRMLILDGHGSHISLDFLWTCKKNKVYLLFLPAHASHILQPLDLSVFSVVKRFYRQQIQALSYLDDAAPVKKERFITAYYHARERAITKRVIREGWATAGICPFNIDRVVNSSQVT; encoded by the coding sequence ATGGGCGACCGTGAAGCAGCTATACAAGCAGCTATCAGCGATATCGATGCTGGTGTTTTCCTAAGTCAGAGGGCGGCTGCAAAGGCGTACAACATCCCGCAATCCACAATCTCAACGCGCATACGCGGCAGACAAAGCAACCAAGCCAGCCACGTATACCAGCAGCGATTGACTCCAGAGCAGGAGGACTTCCTCGTACAATGGATACTCGAAGAAGATGCACGAGCTTTTCCTCCCTCCCACGCACGCGCACGAGAAATGGCGAACCGAATCCTCCGGATGAATGGGGACCACAGACCCGTAGGCAAGCATTGGATGGCTGCCTTCCTCAAGCGCAACCCACGCGTCGCATCTGTTGTAGGCCGAAAGATTGAAGCTGCTCGAGCTGAGGGAGCGACACCAGTACAGATAAGCGCGTTCCTTGAGCTCTTTGAGAGGACTCGTACGAGGCTGGGTATAAGAGCTGAGGATATATGGAATATGGATGAGACTGGGAAGGCCTTAGGTGTATGTGCCAACACTAGAGTACTCGCATCTAgtcagaagaagaaggcttACCATCAGTCTCCAGAGAACCGCGAGTGGGCGTCGGTAATCGAGTGCGTGTCGGCTACGGGCAAGAAACTTCGCTGTTCGGTCATTTTCAAAGGGAAGAGCCTACAAAGCACTTGGTTTCCAGCAATAATTCCTGAGTGGCTTTACACAGCGTCGGAGAATGGCTGGACATCGAATGCGATAGGAGTTGAGTGGTTGGAGCGGGTGTTTCTACCCGAGACAGCTCTACTAGAAGATCGTTGGAGGATGCTAATTCTCGATGGCCACGGTAGCCATATAAGTCTGGATTTTCTATGGACTTGTAAAAAGAATAAAGTCTATCTTCTGTTTCTACCTGCGCACGCTTCTCATATCTTACAGCCTCTGGATCTCTCGGTTTTCTCGGTTGTAAAGAGATTTTACCGCCAGCAAATTCAGGCTCTCTCGTACCTTGACGACGCCGCACCAGTGAAGAAAGAGCGCTTTATTACAGCTTATTATCACGCAAGAGAGCGCGCAATTACTAAGAGAGTTATCCGGGAAGGATGGGCTACTGCAGGTATCTGCCCATTCAATATTGACCGGGTAGTCAATTCATCTCAAGTAACTTAA